Below is a genomic region from Flavobacterium ginsengisoli.
TTGGTAATTGCAATTCCAAATGCAAAAACAACTTCGAATATTGATATCTCTAAATTAAAAACAGGCAATTATTTCATAAAAGTAAAATCAGATAAAGGAAATTCTAGTTCAAAATTCATTAAAATTTAAATAGAAAGTCCCACAGCAATGTGGGACTTTTTTTTGCTTCAAGTTTCAAGTTTTTTAGTTTGACTGAGTTGAAACCTTAAAATGATTTCTTTATTTCAAAGCTAATAATTTAGATTCTTGTGGTGTAAAATCATTTACAATTACATATGAACTTATATCTGCAATTGCCATTTCATCTAAAATATTAACTAAATTCTTAAAATTGCTTTTTTTGCTAGGTTTAATAATAACAACCATTCCTTGTCCTGGTCTTCCTAATTGAGCAGAATAATTAAGCATGTTTTTATTTTGTTTTAAAAGCTCTTGTCTTATTCCGTCCTTTCCGTATCCAAACTTTTTAGGAGCAACTTTGGGCACTTCTAGTAATCCCATATAAGACACTAATTTATTATCATCTCCCAGTAAAATTGTATAAGATCTATT
It encodes:
- a CDS encoding biopolymer transporter ExbD, with translation MVTIELRKNKAMHLSLPDYDAHTCGWTGGCGENRSYTILLGDDNKLVSYMGLLEVPKVAPKKFGYGKDGIRQELLKQNKNMLNYSAQLGRPGQGMVVIIKPSKKSNFKNLVNILDEMAIADISSYVIVNDFTPQESKLLALK